Proteins encoded together in one Coriobacteriia bacterium window:
- the nadC gene encoding carboxylating nicotinate-nucleotide diphosphorylase yields the protein MYQLPDVREIVALALAEDLGVDPDRFSGRVVGSPGLLSRDVTSAGAIGLDARFAGRIVCRQDAVIAGLPVVAAVYNALSSAAGLFDPVEVFPLVAEGAQVAAGTPVVELEGVATAVLAGERTALDFLMLLSGIATETARWVADAGANLAICDTRKTIPGLRALSKYAVRVGGGTNHRIGLHDMVLVKDNHITAAGGITSAVKKAHADNPDLLIEVEADTIEQAREAVKAGAHMVLLDNMNEEMLAEAVAVVRETAASANRRVLTEASGRITRDRIGALRATGVDRASTSAITLGAGVVDFGLDEV from the coding sequence GTGTATCAGCTGCCCGACGTCAGAGAGATCGTCGCACTCGCGCTCGCCGAGGACCTCGGCGTCGACCCGGACCGCTTCTCGGGTCGCGTGGTCGGGTCACCCGGCCTGCTTTCGCGCGACGTGACCTCGGCAGGGGCGATCGGACTCGACGCGCGCTTCGCAGGGCGCATCGTCTGCCGGCAGGACGCGGTCATCGCCGGGCTTCCGGTCGTGGCGGCGGTCTACAACGCGTTATCGAGCGCAGCCGGGCTCTTCGACCCGGTCGAGGTGTTCCCGCTGGTCGCCGAGGGCGCGCAGGTCGCGGCCGGCACCCCGGTCGTCGAGCTCGAGGGTGTGGCGACCGCCGTGCTCGCAGGCGAGCGAACCGCTCTCGACTTCCTCATGCTGCTCTCCGGCATCGCGACTGAGACCGCGAGGTGGGTTGCCGACGCGGGCGCTAACTTGGCGATCTGCGACACGCGCAAGACCATTCCGGGCCTGCGCGCGCTCTCGAAGTACGCCGTTCGTGTCGGCGGGGGAACGAATCACCGCATCGGGCTGCACGACATGGTGCTCGTGAAGGACAATCACATCACAGCGGCCGGTGGCATCACCTCTGCTGTGAAGAAGGCACACGCCGACAACCCCGACCTGCTTATAGAGGTCGAGGCCGATACGATCGAACAGGCGCGCGAGGCCGTGAAAGCCGGAGCTCACATGGTGTTGCTCGACAACATGAACGAGGAGATGCTCGCCGAGGCGGTTGCGGTGGTTCGCGAGACCGCGGCTTCAGCGAATCGTCGCGTGCTCACCGAGGCGAGCGGGCGCATCACGCGCGATCGGATCGGTGCGTTGCGCGCGACGGGCGTTGACCGCGCGAGCACGAGCGCTATCACGCTCGGAGCCGGCGTGGTCGACTTCGGTCTGGACGAGGTGTAG
- the nadB gene encoding L-aspartate oxidase, translated as MVAALEASNARTVSLITKSRLTETNTWYAQGGIAGAVGEADSVELHLADTLVVGQGLCDEAVVRAVVGEAPAALAGLQALGVHFDLEEGGEVALAREGGHSLPRVLHSGDATGAEVQNALTAAVRASARIEVFEQRFLVDLLTSGERCVGALVIDAETGVREVFWADAVVLATGGAGQVYRVTTNPLIATGDGLAAAWRAGAEVADLEFVQFHPTALDHDAAPRFLITEALRGEGAYLLDCNVQRFMIDVHPLAELAPRDVVSREIERVMQMCGRHNVWLDARHLGEEHLRARFPTIWEACAEAGYDLSRDLLPVAPAAHYMVGGVRVDVDGRTSVPGLYASGEVTASGLHGANRLASNSLLEGLVFSRRIVRALDGDADFGETYNRIVSEEPTAAASEPPAPAGGDPNVAGLLSTLRDTMQRLVGMGRTDEGLAEAAAVLAGLTSAIETADARQPDLELANLATVGALVAHAAWLRIESRGCHSRVDFPGRDDEDWRVRTVFRRGLSPRRKPITGVSFAPAGSRLREDR; from the coding sequence ATGGTCGCCGCGCTTGAAGCATCGAACGCACGCACGGTCTCCCTCATCACCAAGTCACGCCTCACCGAGACCAACACCTGGTACGCGCAGGGCGGCATCGCCGGGGCGGTGGGCGAGGCCGACAGCGTCGAGCTGCACCTCGCCGATACGCTCGTGGTGGGTCAGGGGCTGTGCGACGAGGCGGTCGTGCGTGCGGTCGTCGGTGAGGCGCCGGCAGCGCTCGCCGGACTCCAGGCGCTCGGCGTGCACTTCGATCTCGAGGAGGGCGGCGAGGTCGCACTCGCCCGCGAGGGCGGGCACTCGCTGCCGCGCGTCCTGCACTCAGGCGACGCGACCGGCGCGGAAGTTCAGAACGCGCTCACAGCCGCGGTCCGAGCCTCGGCCCGCATCGAGGTGTTCGAGCAGCGCTTCCTCGTCGACCTGCTCACGAGCGGGGAGCGGTGCGTGGGCGCTCTCGTCATCGACGCCGAGACGGGCGTGCGCGAGGTCTTCTGGGCCGATGCGGTGGTGCTTGCGACCGGCGGCGCCGGCCAGGTCTACCGCGTGACCACCAACCCGCTCATCGCCACCGGCGACGGGCTTGCTGCGGCATGGCGCGCCGGCGCTGAAGTCGCCGACCTCGAGTTCGTGCAGTTCCACCCCACAGCACTCGACCATGACGCCGCGCCGCGCTTCCTCATCACCGAGGCGCTGCGTGGCGAAGGCGCCTACCTGCTCGACTGCAACGTGCAGCGTTTCATGATCGACGTGCACCCGCTCGCCGAGCTCGCTCCGCGCGACGTCGTCAGCCGCGAGATCGAGCGCGTCATGCAGATGTGCGGTCGCCACAATGTCTGGCTCGACGCGCGCCACCTCGGCGAGGAGCACCTGCGCGCCCGCTTCCCGACCATCTGGGAGGCGTGTGCCGAGGCGGGCTACGACCTCTCGCGCGACCTGCTGCCCGTGGCGCCGGCCGCGCACTACATGGTTGGTGGCGTGCGCGTCGACGTCGACGGGCGCACGAGTGTGCCGGGGCTCTACGCCTCCGGCGAGGTCACCGCGAGCGGCCTGCACGGCGCGAACCGCCTCGCGAGCAACTCGCTGCTCGAGGGGCTCGTGTTCTCGCGGCGGATCGTGCGCGCGCTCGATGGCGACGCCGACTTCGGGGAGACCTACAACCGCATCGTGTCGGAGGAGCCAACGGCCGCTGCATCAGAGCCACCGGCACCGGCTGGCGGGGATCCCAACGTCGCAGGCCTGCTCTCGACCCTGCGCGACACGATGCAACGACTCGTGGGAATGGGCCGCACCGATGAGGGCCTTGCCGAGGCGGCCGCGGTGCTCGCCGGTCTCACGAGTGCGATCGAGACCGCCGATGCCCGGCAGCCCGACCTCGAACTCGCGAACCTCGCGACCGTGGGCGCGCTCGTTGCGCATGCGGCATGGCTTCGAATCGAGTCGCGCGGTTGCCACTCGCGCGTCGACTTCCCCGGCCGCGACGACGAGGATTGGCGAGTGCGCACGGTGTTCCGCCGCGGCCTCTCGCCACGCCGTAAACCCATCACGGGAGTGTCCTTCGCCCCCGCAGGCTCGCGCCTGCGCGAGGACAGGTGA
- a CDS encoding DedA family protein, translating into MVAFFQSLLDWALSALGSYGYVIVFLATVLENLFIVGSFTPGDVITASAAFTATQPAGASLSVWGLFAAATLGTWTGTTISYIIGRRGGAALIQSVGPRFGISLEAIEAGEEYFERRGPFTIVFARFIAVMKNLAPAIAGASKMKVAVFQAFSLLGSVMYAGILVGVGWFLGENFQQGLKYFGAFSWLLFVIVFVVAAVGWYGKRRRDKRVLALGAARYEAAHGSLQEPDDDA; encoded by the coding sequence ATGGTCGCCTTCTTCCAGTCGCTGCTCGATTGGGCGCTCTCCGCACTCGGCTCATACGGCTACGTGATCGTGTTTCTCGCGACCGTGCTGGAGAACCTTTTCATAGTGGGCAGCTTCACGCCGGGCGACGTCATCACCGCGTCCGCTGCGTTCACCGCCACCCAACCCGCCGGCGCATCGCTGTCGGTGTGGGGGCTGTTCGCAGCGGCGACGCTGGGCACGTGGACCGGCACGACCATCAGCTACATCATCGGCAGGCGGGGCGGGGCTGCGCTCATCCAAAGCGTCGGTCCGCGCTTCGGAATCTCGCTTGAGGCTATCGAGGCCGGCGAGGAGTACTTCGAGCGCCGAGGCCCGTTCACCATCGTTTTCGCGCGCTTCATCGCCGTGATGAAGAACCTTGCACCTGCGATCGCTGGCGCCTCGAAGATGAAGGTAGCGGTGTTCCAGGCCTTCTCGCTGCTCGGCTCGGTCATGTACGCAGGCATACTCGTCGGCGTGGGCTGGTTCCTCGGCGAGAACTTCCAGCAAGGACTCAAGTACTTCGGTGCGTTCTCGTGGCTGTTGTTCGTGATCGTGTTCGTGGTGGCCGCGGTCGGCTGGTACGGGAAGCGCCGGCGCGACAAGCGCGTGCTTGCGCTTGGTGCTGCGCGTTACGAGGCCGCGCACGGCAGCCTGCAGGAGCCCGATGACGACGCGTGA